CACAAGACTCTGCAGTGCCGAAAGATGATCCGCGCTCTCCACTTTTTCGCATTTGTGGCGCTTGTTGGTAAGTGTGCATAATTTGTGTGTACGTATACTAATACTGAAACTGTTCTTTAAATTGCGACAcatctatttaaaaaaagcttCGAATAATTCCAATAGTCAAGATTGCACAATCCACTAGCTGATAAGGGAGGCTTTCATATATGTGTTTGAACTTTGAAGTGTGAGAGGATCGAGAGTGTTTACGcgtaaaaacacatgttttgtaaatatatttcttgactATATGATTAAGGTAATAGTAAATTATTAGCcattatataaaacacaaaattatcattattttaccgCTGGTGAATGTCAATGCATGGTCtcaaattccccagttaaaaaagagccaaaacatcgctgatatttttttatctgtaccttaatCATATGCATTAatcgtgtttgtttttttaaatgagtttttggTTTAGGCAAAAGTGTCattaaaaattcatttaaatgatgaaacaACATTTGCGGGTGAACTTGTACAATTTAGGACTAACAACGTACCGGTAATCTTTTCTTTtagaatgaaaaatatatcCGCTAATCTATTTGAAAAAGAGTATTGTTCATATCCAAGGAACAATGAAATTACACTAATGCTATTATACTAATGAGGGATAAAACTTGAACAAACGGAAAAAAGCGCGTAAAAATACCGAGTCAACGTGATTTTTTCCTTTCTCTTTATTCACCTCCATGgtgtttatttatgaatgaaaacagTTGAAAATGGTAGCACATGGTTTATTCTGTCTGGCGAGAAAGCAGGAGTTATTTCCAGCTATAATGTTGCTAAATTTTGTTTTACGGcgtgttttagttttttttcctCGCATGTTTATGTTGCACGTCATGttcgttttattaaaaaaaattggccattaaaaataatttaagggtTTTTCAAAATTAGTGTATTTGAAGTACATGGGAGGATTCTCATTTTATTACTGGTTGCAattatcttagaaaaaaatgcaaaataaaacacaataacctGTTACGATTTTCGAATAAGCCTAACCATtagatgttttaaacaattgtaaaacatttaatagcGCTCGCCTGGTTAACGCTTTCAGCGGTTGTGTACAGCAAATGTGTGTCAGACGCCGACTGCCCGGCGACGGCATGCGCGCATGGGGAGGTGGCTTCCTGTGAGCTACAGCACGGCACTGGTGCAGGCGCCGGAGAGAATCAGTGTGTATGCACCCATCACGGCAAGAGGGCCGGTACGTACTGGTTCTGTGTCAAGTCATTGTTAATTAATATGCTACAGGCGTTCCTTAACCAAAGGCtgttttcaaagttaaaagtaaataaaacaaatgtccgacctttaaaatgacgtcacgtGTTTTTATCATCATCTCTTGTCATGCAAAGTGGCTGTGATATATGTGAACGGCAGAAGGTAACAGCCGTTTGGTGTCAGTGAGTACTGTATACGGCAAAGGGGGATAACTGCTGTATGGTGTCACTGAGAGGGAGGTAACCGCTTTGTGGTGTCAGTGATGACTGTATACGGCAGAGGGAGGTAACTGCTGTGTGGTGTCAGTTATTACTGTATACAACAGAGGGAGGTTACCACTCAATGGTGCCACTGAGAGGGAGGTTACCGCTGTGTGGCGTCAGCGATTGTATACGACAGAGGAAGGTATTCGCTGAGTTCGAAGTAACTATACGTTTTAAGTCAATAGACGTGAACATTTTAATCGTCGATTGGTTTTTGCTGAAATGACAACATAACTGCAAGAAACCGACAGATCCTTGTAAGGAGGCTTTTAACACCGTCACACCTTTATCTTTGATACTATGTTCATATCTTTAGCGTTTAATATTTTATAGCTATACATTTACCGGGATGCATATTTTGCTCAATTGTACTAACACTACTAACACACACTgtcatacatacatatatttatatgtaaatacagCGTAGGTTAGTACTATAAGAACACTTGAGAAAAGTGCGTCCTTCAAAACCGATTCGGTAGCAAAATCACATTTCTTCTTTACTGCAAGAACCCACTGCAGAACAACccttttcttatttcaaaaatacGCTCTAGAGGTATTTCCATTAGAAGGCAGCCTTCTGATCAAGCTTATGTGGTGCTAAAAAGGAGAACCTTCCCCCATTCCTGACAGCGATTTCCAGTCTTCTCTGCTCCATGTTTCAGGTGTCCCCTGCACTACTAAGGCCGACTGTCACGGACACGTGTGTCCCGCTGGACAGCACGCTGCCTGTGTGAGCCACGGTTCAGGAGGACAAGATGCCGAGACATACtgcgattgtttgtaaaatacatgatgaataaaaaataaatctgttcctgttttcataaaaatacaggagtttaaaagtagtttttgtacgtcagtatttattttgagtTCGCCGTCAAggtatgtgttttatttgtgtacTTATGGAAACGTAGGCCCTTCATTGACAGTGAATGTATGTTCAATAAATCACAATTTGCAATAGTAATATCAATTCAAACAGAGAAGTATTGGTATGCGAAATGTTTTGAACATGTAATTCACAATATAATCCAGTGTCCAATGTATTGTTGTACGTTGTTTTCGCAGTCCACCCATATAAACCAACAGTCAATGAAAACGCTCcaattacaaaatatgtaaaataatgctTATGCTAAGATGTTTCAAGTTCATTAATAACCTAAATGATCTTGAACTATTCTTATCATATTCGATTTTAACTCGTGAGCCTTAGAATCAAACCCAGTAACAAAATCATTCACGAGCACGAGCACGTGTTAGACACGGACATCTCACGTTCATTTAATCTGCCGACGTCGGTCAGATGCTCTGCGAGCTTGGTGTCGGAAATGATCAAGCCATTTAGTTGTCGTATGATCACATTGTAAACGCTAGTTGTAGTTTATATACTCTGGGCTCAATTGTATcgaaaattcaaattcaaaagtaaacaaaaacgcCACGTATTGCATGCAATTCAATAGTCCCATTCCGGTTTTGTTGCAATAAGAACCTTTAGGCTCCTAACCACTTCTGCACAAAATTTCATTTACCTAGCTTGAATACTTTTTTGCAGGatccatgttttttttccagatgGAGATATACCAAAGTATAATACAGCCATGTCATCGCGTTATTTCATAGCAATAAATGGGCCAGTAATGAGCCTTACTCCAGATAAGCAGTCACCCTTAACATCATGTCATACcttaaagatgcaatcttactccgaagtaagatttatcacaattaattccatttgttttaatatatcaaaggaatgaataaatgtcgaaaataatgcTTCTTAATGAAGATACGGAGTTGAATtcgaaagaaaggtgcagaatcacggtatttcaaccttatgagaCATAGATCAgagaaaatcttttagcactcaccaatcatttaaattgtttgtgttttcagctataaaatacatggttacgatcttatcagtaataaatattttcaataaatgcgtTATTTCGTAAGTTGTTCAAGCTgcactcacagatttaccatttttacaactttttttattttttgtcctggaaagagcaaatttttgcgtaaatatctgcgaaccaatgatataagattgctgacaaaagatcggatcgctgattttcatatttccatttgaaagttaatgttttatggcttaaacggttactaacggtttaagaaaaatgcattacacatcaatttttgaacttaaatataaaaatatgcgatctcattttttgtcaacagtcttatgtaactggtttccatggattttcgcaaaaattaggccacaacaaattgatcatttgttctacggattttgcccaaaaaaagtaggagtgagcgagcgaaaaaaatataaaaatactttttaaatttaaggcaaatcagaggcgagcgaaaaataaaaatgtatatttcttaccaaatttatcatacaattatgttaagaaatgctttttaattgcaaaaaaaggtTCTCAGTTAGaattgaaaaggttttgattgtatcacatgttaatctgtctcaatatttaacaaatgcaaTAAGATCCactgctttactattaactttcCTTGCATCAGCAATTTAAATGTGGATACTATTGTAAAGACAGCATTTCTCACAGTAACATGCAATTATTCGAAGAGCAAAAAGaacaactattgtattcattccgtacTAATCTAACTTacaatcacaaaaaaacattttatttatcatttgagaatttctaaatattgggtcaggtctaatTTGAACCTTTTGAATCACACGATATAATTGTAGTGACATTGACATGgcagaatattgaaaatgtaaataacacagaacatttctgaaaaaaatatacactgtgaattgaattgtgggaaaatataattaaagcagtagcaaacaaatctgcaaatgtggcactgGTCATTATATTAAGTGCAGGTGTTGGATTAAAGATGTTTCcatttcaagacctcgccttgaCCACGAACCTATGGTTGATACATGTAGGTCagtgccttgaaaaagaataacatgacaGCCTCCATAGTTTCAATGCCTGTAAGAAACAGCCACTTTATCACTAATTGATCAAAGAAAATAAGtgcgataatgcaccagtcgattgtaaccaagcccccccccccccccccccaggcctggggaatagcggggactttgactttcggtccagccaagcccgggcaaagtccTCGCCCTGCGGGGACGTACTGCTCatgaaacccccgccaaatgcccacgcacccaagggactctaggtaaggcccattccacGCTGTATTTGGctggaagacaaaaccaccacattcacccggcactgcggggccacctggaaggtaaaaacacagcccattttcCCGGTTTACCCCTGGACCAGAgagggggggaggggggggggggggcgtggctACAATTGGTGcataagaacaaagaatttagaaaattaaaacagtcattatacttataaaaggttGTATTTTCtggttttactgatgttattatgtatgtgtaaatacagactgtttctaaagcatttacaagtcctactttTTTATCTGTTGATAACACTTGAGTATATGAATactaagaaatgcattttagaatttaaaaaaaaaaaactcacgagaacatgttcaatggttgtAAGTCTTGTGTTCGGCGTGTATTTGAATagaagttttgcactcaaaatcagatttagttattatttaccactaaattttgagtacaaaacagtgaattattaaaaacacacatagataattattgccttcgacgctgtgaaactgctgttgtttactgaaTACTATAATCCAtcgactatgacactgatttttcacttaaaacgtgtattttacattacgaaaactgatttagtaaactgaaaattaataccggaaatgaGACACCACCGGAAATGAATAACAACGGTGTGTCCTGCAAAATAtgcccgacaaaaaagactgtcaacaaataggAGCTGTTTTGCGGTTAACCGGACCTGATTATGTCCTGATGGCGAGGAAAGTTTGCTCAGAAAATAGGGGAAATTGAgaagtatacaaaaaaaaaatctgcgcGGCAAAATAatatgtgcgggcgcaaaaaaagagtttttttattcttttttcgtttttcgaattttaggtgcggcaaatccgatgaacaaatgatcaatttgttgtggccttagctcgtttcaagacaaaaaataaaaaaagttgtcaaaacgttcaatctgtgagagtgcagctttaaaggtttatcactgaaAACTTATGttcgttatacatgtgtatgtattaattttgaatttatacaagtgtgtcactttaaaattcGCTTACCGTAAAACCAATGTAATaatcaaaaatcttaaattatcaaaatttgtttttgtaggatgttaattaaaactgtaaatattgttacaatTTGTATTGCTATGGCATCCATAAAGAGCGTCGCCACAGCCAATGATCTTGTATATTTACCATTTTCACaaatttcttttgttctttCTTACTATgagaatatatattatttcagaaTGATTATTAGCTTGTATATGCCATGCACCACCTTACAAAGCATTTCACAAGGCCTTTTCAATAGCACaagcaaacaaaaatacatgtttcttaaagatttaataaacttttttttataaaaaaatcacaaagcatacaaaaaaaatgttaataaatagaTTCAATGAGGCAACAACACCTTGATTTACACAGATAAATTCAGTTTGTTCATAGTTCACTAGTCCCTTAACTCATCAGAGAAACAtgtgtcttgaaatgagcaaatgaatgaaaatgtaaGGTTTTGAACCGAACACATTGAACGAGAAATGATCAAAGTTTGACAAACCTAGTGATATTCTACATGTGTTAAATAATAGCACATTTTGCTCATTGTAGCAcaattttgacacaaaacagCGAATCAGAACTTGTTCAGTAGACGAAAAAAGGAAGAGTAACGTCCAACATTTTTCATTTCCTTCAGATCACTAAGTTTAACCACACAGACGAGGTTATGTTTAGCAAAGACCTACTAATctcacattttctttttttcctctCTTAGTATAGCAGTTAttctattttcatttcttaGATATTTAAAGTTCAGCATTTCTGAAATGTCTGTATCACACATGAAAAGGAATATTCAGCATGTCAATTGAAAAAACCTAATGTCCTCTGCCCTCTCTCTACATGGGCCGTCCCCTACCCCGCCCCATACCACCCCCTGGGGCTCCTTCCTGGGCGGATTTGGGATTTCGGATGGTTTCGTCCACAGACAGGATGAGACAGGTTGCCTCTGCAGCGGCAGTGATAGCgttgattttgacaattgcAGGCTCCCAGACAAATGCCTCATAATTGTCTGTGATATCCTCGTTGAGGATGTCAACTCCGTACCAGCAGCCACCTGGTTATGGAAAAACAATACAGTTTTATCTGGACTCTTCGAAAGCCTTATGGCAAAAACAGCCCTAAAATCAAATGTTAAGACGTTTTTTTGATTTTATCCATGACTTAATAGTAAtggtaaattaaatattaagttataaaatatatatagccATCAACACTTTTCATCTTCCAACTTCTTGTATTTTggatacttttttatcattgatcAATTGACATTCAGTTAACTGTGATCACTTACAACagttcaatacatatatcaacCCCATCTCAGACCTTTGAAGCTCTAAGCCTTTAGTTATTTATTTCCTACAGTACTTAAATCTCACCCTGTGCATGACTCTGTCGTAGTTTGTTGAGTATATTTGTCGCATCAAATCCAGCGTTCTCACACAACTGTCGAGGGATTACTTCAAAAGCCTTTGCCATTGCTCCAATCAGTAGCTGTTCTTTGCCAGCAATTGTGCGAGAGTAATCCCGGAGGTATTTGCTTAGCTCCATCTCAATTGCACCTCCACCTGTGAAGGAAAGAATAAtattaaacaatcatttcaCATCTAATTTCGAACCTTTTAATTTAACTATTATCAAAAGACCATCAAAACGGTGCTTTGGGAATATTGCcgtattttcaaatatttatactcGCTACGGAACTTAAGAAAAATTTCATCATTGGATCATCAttcatatataacaaaaacagaATAAGCGGGCCTAGTATTGCTTTACGAAACTTCATTCGTTGTAACAAAATTTTGGTTATATGGCTCAGCCAACCTGTACTACTGTCAGTACAATGCTTTGCTATTTGTTATATGTCCAATTTAGTGCTTTACAAAGATTCGTGGATGCAAGTttcttgaacaattttcaaGTTTAGATCGAGATTGAAGATTTTACACACTGACAACAACACCAGAGCTTTGATAATttaccaatttctttaaaacaagagctgtcacagtaatTGACAAATGCAAGGCAATGTGCCATCCAGTTTTAATGGATTATATGCAATTACTAAAATGCCAACTTTCAGGAATAGCTAACAAATTATAAGCAAATGTAGGGACTCTTGCACTCGACATTGTCTTCATGTACAGAACATCAATCCCACTTCATATTAAAATCCCTCCGTGCATAACATAAATgcagtaaatatgtttttgggGACAGAAACACAGACTAGCTGATAAGAATAGAATCTCACCAGCAACAACAGAGTCATTCTTCATGGCCCTTCGTACAATCATGATGGCGTCGTGCAGGGAGCGTTCTGCCTCCTCGATGAACTGTTCTGCCCCACCTCTTAATAACAGTGTACATGTCTTAGCCTGTGGACAGCCAGTGAACAAGTTGTACCTGTAGAAGATATATCATTGTATATAGTATGTTTGTGTGACTCAGAAAATAATACCTGAAAGATTTACAGAAACTGACTTTTCCGTACCAAGGTTTTCATTCACACTCATTATCAAATGGATTTAACACGCAGCAAGTCATATGCTACTTAAAGATCTTTTAGGAATATTTTCTTGCCCTTTTTTTGCTAGTTTTTCTATATCAACAAGTCTATGAAACAAGAATTTAATTAACAAGGTCAGCGCCAAGTCTGgtcaatgtataaaatgaatacttGCAGCAAGCAAATGCTTTGCCATGAGTGCCAGACTTGTTGGGTTAGTAATTGCTTCTACCAATGCAAAAAGCAATAAGAAAAATCACACTGCAACACAGCGTTTCATCAACTGCTTAACTTGGCCAAAAATTGGCAACTTCCGAATTGCAAAAAGTAAAGAGAATCCTTTTTGTCGCTTTCCATAATCCAAGTTTATCAtgtataataatgcaattattgTTTGTGCTGGTGTTACAGTTGTGTTTGGTTTTAATTGTATGTCAGCCTTTTTGTCAGGCAGCTCATCATTTTGAATAACTGAGcttgatgaataaatgtccaCTGAAAAACCCTGCAACACTGACTTCACCTACCTTTCACCACCAACTTGCATTTCCTCAAACTTCTCACATGTGCCGAGGACGCCTTCATTCAGGTTGCCCACAGATGTCTGGATGGAGCCGCCACACGCCTTCATGGTCCTCTTCAAATCTTCCTCTACCACACGGCCGGCACAAAACATGTCCCTGTTGGAAAAATGGTACATGGAAATATTacctttgaaaaatattatgaaatatgtttttcactTTTGACAGTGCTTTTCCAAACACATTCTAGTCTTTATTATGATTCAAGTAACCTTTTCTACAAAGGAATCTATGGAACTTAATAACGGAAAAAAATTATATGAGAAGGAACATTCCTGGAATCATAAAGACTACCTGTCTGCAAAATACTGTGTGGCCACATCTCCAATAGGCAGTTTAGACAGGACAACCTTGGCTCCACTCAGGTGGATCTTCTCCAGTTTATCATACAGAATCTTCCATTCGGCATCCACAATCTTCTGGTACTCCTGAAAATCATTGGCAACATTGAAGTgcagtttcattattttttatcaaagttcAATTTTCAAGCAAGCTACATGTatcaatataaatgataaatgcgCTGACTCTAACAGAGTTGAATGATCAATATTAAATGGACCTCAAACAGAATCCAATATTTTTACTTATTACTTCTCAGGAAAACATATCTGTACCCGTTGACTTGTTAAGTTGAGGATTGTAAAtgcctgttgtttttttaggttTTTTCCCCCAGTAGCCTCTTGCAATATAAATTGTCAAACTTTAGGCTCTTCAATCACACTTACTGCCACGTTATCAATCCTAACTTCCGCATTTTCTTTTTCAGCTTTCAACTCCAGCTCCACATTGAGAAGTGCCATCTTTGGTTTGGTATAGCTCTTAGGCTGCATTTCAAAGCCAGCATAGCTGAATGTCTTCTTAAATGCTACCCCATCCACAAGGCGAGAATCCTGAAATACAATCACGACATTAAATCTTTACTCTTAATCATCCTTATTATCCAAGGCATCTGCGCTGAAAATGTCAACACTGCTTTCTAAACTTGTCGGAGGTTCTTACACCAAGACCTTACCTATGAAACAACATATCATAAATCTGAATTTTGCAAATTCAATCATATTTTAGAAAGTTGGcgaatgtttttttcatcagAATTAAGGCAATTAAAGAATAGATTCTcgaataatcatcatcaattaCGATAGAGTACTTATTATGGATTTACGGTTTGCATTGTCACTTGAAGCAACAAAGTAAcgaattgtatttatttcagtttcacAGGAAATACTTTTTCATTAACGCGCATTTACTATGCATTGTGtgcttttaaatttttattatgGGTTATGGTAAGACAAATGGCCAGTTTTTGACTCTAGATGAATGTGTTGAGTGAATAAAATGATTAGAAAATTGTAGTAGTGCAAAACTGAAGTAGCAGCAATTTCCCACATGgataagtggccacctgtcttaaacattcaatttgtCTTTTTCCCCAAGTGGCCACTTTATAAAAGTGATTGTATGTTCCACACGCTACGTCAACAGCACTGAACTGTCAACAACTATCAGGGAACACTTTGACCAATGACCTTTAGCAGCGACCTTGAATCAGT
The Mya arenaria isolate MELC-2E11 chromosome 12, ASM2691426v1 DNA segment above includes these coding regions:
- the LOC128211035 gene encoding uncharacterized protein LOC128211035, with amino-acid sequence MIRALHFFAFVALVAVVYSKCVSDADCPATACAHGEVASCELQHGTGAGAGENQCVCTHHGKRAGVPCTTKADCHGHVCPAGQHAACVSHGSGGQDAETYCDCL
- the LOC128211598 gene encoding T-complex protein 1 subunit eta-like, with amino-acid sequence MMQPQIILLKEGTDSSQGVPQIISNINACGAIADAVRTTLGPRGMDKLIIDSNGKATISNDGATILKTLDIVHPAAKTLVDIAKSQDAEVGDGTTSVVLLAGEFLKQAKPYIDEAVHPQVVIRAFRRAAALAVDKVKELAMQIKKNDPEEQRKMLLKCAATSLSSKLVAHQKEFFSKMVVDAVLSLDELLPLNMIGVKKITGGALEDSRLVDGVAFKKTFSYAGFEMQPKSYTKPKMALLNVELELKAEKENAEVRIDNVAEYQKIVDAEWKILYDKLEKIHLSGAKVVLSKLPIGDVATQYFADRDMFCAGRVVEEDLKRTMKACGGSIQTSVGNLNEGVLGTCEKFEEMQVGGERYNLFTGCPQAKTCTLLLRGGAEQFIEEAERSLHDAIMIVRRAMKNDSVVAGGGAIEMELSKYLRDYSRTIAGKEQLLIGAMAKAFEVIPRQLCENAGFDATNILNKLRQSHAQGGCWYGVDILNEDITDNYEAFVWEPAIVKINAITAAAEATCLILSVDETIRNPKSAQEGAPGGGMGRGRGRPM